A genome region from Camarhynchus parvulus chromosome 15, STF_HiC, whole genome shotgun sequence includes the following:
- the POLE gene encoding LOW QUALITY PROTEIN: DNA polymerase epsilon catalytic subunit A (The sequence of the model RefSeq protein was modified relative to this genomic sequence to represent the inferred CDS: deleted 2 bases in 1 codon) — MGLRDGAEAEPARRGRRPGGPREPADGVGSGRDDASALSALKRLERAQRTDRLDALFGFERPAEPGERTGWLINMHPTEVLDEDRQSVSAVDYYFIQEDGSRFKVALPYKPYFYIATQKGCEREVSSFLSKKFQGKIAKLETVPKEDLDLPNHLVGLKRNYIKLSFNTVEDLLKVRKEISPAVRKNREQDQASDVYTTMLSSALSGGSLSTDEEGASKKIANQMDNIVDMREYDVPYHVRLSIDLKIHVAHWYNVRYRGNTYPPEITRRDDLVERPDPVVLAFDIETTKLPLKFPDADTDQIMMISYMIDGQGYLITNREIVSENIEDFEFTPKPEYEGPFCVFNEPDEAHLIRRWFEHVQETKPTIIVTYNGDFFDWPFVEARAAAHGINMYQEIGFQKDSQGEYKASQCIHMDCLRWVKRDSYLPVGSHNLKAAAKAKLGYDPVELDPEEMCRMAMEEPQTLATYSVSDAVATYYMYMKYVHPFIFALCTIIPMEPDEVLRKGSGTLCEALLMVQAYHANIIFPNKQEQEFNKLTEDGHVLDSETYVGGHVEALESGVFRSDIPCRFKMNPAAFDFLVQHVEKTLQHAIEEEEGLPLDQVTNFQEVCDEIKAKLNSLKDVPNRIECPLIYHLDVGAMYPNIILTNRLQPSAMVDEATCAACDFNKPGANCQRRMTWQWRGEFMPASRSEYHRIQQQLESEKFPPLFPDGPPRAFHELSQEEQAKYEKKRLADYCRKAYKKIHVTKVEERVTTICQRENSFYVDTVRAFRDRRYEFKGLHKVWKKKLSAAVETGDASEMKRCKNMEILYDSLQLAHKCILNSFYGYVMRKGARWYSMEMAGIVCFTGANIITQARELIEQIGRPLELDTDGIWCVLPNSFPENFVIKSTSIKKPKVTISYPGAMLNILVKEGFTNDQYQELQDPASLTYVTRSENSIFFEVDGPYLAMILPASKEEGKKLKKRYAVFNEDGSLAELKGFEVKRRGELQLVKIFQSSVFEAFLKGSTLEEVYASVAKVADYWLDVLYSKAANMPDSELFELISENRSMSRKLEDYGEQKSTSISTAKRLAEFLGDQMVKDAGLSCRFIISKKPEGSPVTERAIPLAIFQAEPSVRKHYLRKWLKSPSLQDFNIRAILDWDYYIERLGSTIQKIITIPAALQQVKNPVPRVRHPDWLHKKLLEKNDVYKQKKINELFVSKGKKQILANPPVEGTPSSQVSDIEDFGAVKIPLPLVPIANKRKRIPAAEESQELSQDLELSQSWREILGPPPSLGTTKEERLVWLRFHQKKWELQARQRQERRKRRRLEDGGVVAGGGVVRDALSKGLSSYLRRTARSILDLPWQVVQIAETSQPGLFRLWAVIGSDLHCIKLSIPRVFYVNQRVPKPEEGTAYRKVNRILPRSNLVYNLYEYSVPEDMYQEHINEINADLSAPDIEGVYETQVPLLFRALIHLGCVCMVSRQLVRHLAGREAETFNIEHLEMRSLAQFTYLEPGSIRHIYLYHSSQGSKAVLGLFIPSQRKAAVFVLDKVRSNQMPNLTTLFSVERAALLEKVGKELLPPDKHTFEVRAETDPKAIYRGVQRLLLGYKDERRGPTLVAVQSNWDLKQLASGIPIMEEFPLVPIRLVDDISYSVLDWQRHAARRMIRHYLNLDTCLSQAFEMSRYYHIPIGNLPDDISTFGSDLFFSRHLRRHNHLLWLSPTARPDLGGKEADDNRLVMEFDERASVEINNPGCYSTVCLELDIQSLAVNTVLQSHHVNDMEGGSSMSISFDVIQQASLEDMVTGNQAANIPASYDETALCSNTFRILKSMVVSWVKEITQYHNVYADNQVIHFYRWLRSPSSLLYDPALHRTLHNMMKKLFLQLVAEFKRLGSSVVYANFNRIILCTKKRHIEDAISYMEYIINSIHSKEIFHSLTISFSRCWEFLLWMDPANYGGIKGKVDSRIHYGEKDTRKRLEEEEESEEEEEEEEEVVGEEEEEKGEPDVEELLENNWNIAQFLPQAGSCQSYFLMIISAYIVAVYHSMKEELWRNTPGSTPIKRRSTSQVSQEALGELRAMPGMITFSQDYVANELTQSFFTITQKIQKKMAGSQNATEPSDMFPVLPGSYLPLNNPALEFIKYVCKVLSLDANITNQVNKLRRDLLRLIEVGEFSEAAQFRDPCRSYMLPEVICRNCNFCRDLDLCKDPALSQDRLVLPGWLCPCCHVQYDTDAIEMALVEALQKKLMAFVLQDLVCRKCRGVKETHMPVYCSCAGDFALTISSQVFMDHVSVFQNIARHYGMAYLLETIEWLLHTNLQLQQ, encoded by the exons GGCTGTGAGCGGGAAGtgtcctccttcctctccaagAAGTTCCAAGGGAAGATTGCAAAGCTGGAAACTGTCCCCAAAGAGGACTTGGACTTG CCAAACCACTTGGTAGGCCTGAAGAGGAACTACATCAAGCTGTCCTTCAACACGGTGGAGGACTTGTTGAAGGTGCGGAAGGAAATCTCTCCTGCCGTGAGGAAAAACAGGGAGCAGGACCAGGCGAGTGATGTCTACACAACCATGCTGTCGAG TGCTCTGAGTGGGGGCAGTCTAAGCACAGATGAGGAAGGAGCCTCAAAAAAAATTGCCAACCAGATGGACAACATCGTGGATATGCGGGAGTATGATGTGCCTTACCACGTTCGCCTTTCCATTGATCTGAAGATCCATGTG GCTCACTGGTACAACGTGCGATACCGGGGCAACACCTACCCACCCGAAATCACCCGCCGAGATGACCTTGTGGAGAGGCCG GATCCTGTTGTTCTTGCCTTTGATATTGAAACAACCAAACTCCCTTTGAAGTTTCCTGATGCAGACACAGACCAGATCATGATGATCTCCTACATGATTGATGGGCAG GGCTACCTGATCACAAACAGGGAGATTGTCTCAGAGAACATTGAAGACTTTGAGTTTACTCCCAAACCGGAGTATGAGGGTCCATTTTGTGTCTTTAACGAACCAGATGAG GCTCATTTAATCCGGAGATGGTTTGAACATGTCCAGGAGACCAAACCCACCATCATTGTCACATACAATGGAGACTTCTTTGACTG GCCCTTTGTGgaagcaagagcagcagctcatggaATTAATATGTATCAGGAAATTGGGTTTCAGAAGGACAGCCAGGGAGAGTACAAAGCATCCCAGTGCATCCACATGGACTGTCTGAG GTGGGTGAAGAGAGACAGTTACCTCCCAGTGGGAAGTCACaacctgaaagcagcagctaaAGCAAAACTGGGTTACGATCCAGTGGAGCTGGACCCTGAGGAGATGTGCCGGATGGCCATGGAGGAGCCTCAG ACCCTGGCCACCTACTCAGTGTCCGATGCCGTTGCTACTTACTACATGTATATGAAGTATGTGCATCCCTTCATTTTCGCCTTGTGTACCATCATTCCCATGGAGCCTGATGAG GTGTTAAGAAAAGGATCTGGGACGCTGTGTGAGGCACTGCTGATGGTTCAGGCCTATCATGCCAACATCATCTTCCCCAacaagcaggagcaggaatttaACAAGCTTACAGAAGATGGACATGTGCTGGACTCAGAGACCTATGTGGGAGGCCATGTGGAAGCACTGGAATCTGGGGTCTTCCGCAGTGACATTCCCTGCCGCTTCAAAATG AATCCTGCTGCCTTCGACTTCCTGGTGCAGCATGTGGAGAAGACCTTGCAGCATGCCattgaggaagaggagggtctTCCCTTGGATCAGGTCACCAACTTCCAGGAG GTTTGTGATGAAATCAAGGCCAAGCTGAATTCCCTGAAGGATGTTCCCAACAGAATTGAGTGTCCTCTTATCTATCATCTGGATGTGGGGGCCATGTACCCCAACATCATTCTGACCAACAGGTTGCAG CCCTCTGCCATGGTGGATGAGGCCACATGTGCTGCCTGTGACTTCAACAAGCCAGGTGCCAACTGTCAGCGCCGGATGACGTGGCAATGGAGAGGAGAGTTCA TGCCTGCCAGCCGCAGTGAGTACCACCgcatccagcagcagctggagtcGGAGAAGTTCCCTCCCTTGTTCCCTGATGGACCACCCCGTGCCTTCCATGAGCTTTCCCAGGAAGAACAAGCCAAATATGAGAAAAAGCGCCTAGCag ATTACTGCCGCAAGGCGTACAAGAAGATCCATGTCACCAAGGTGGAGGAGCGAGTCACCACCATCTGCCAACGAGAAAACTCTTTTTACGTGGACACGGTGCGAGCATTCCGGGACCGCCGATATGAGTTCAAGGGGCTGCACAAG GTGTGGAAGAAGAAGCTGTCTGCAGCAGTGGAGACTGGAGATGCCTCTGAAATGAAACGCTGCAAGAACATGGAGATCCTCTATGACTCCCTTCAGCTGGCCCACAAGTGCATCCTCAACTCCTTCTATGGATATGTCATGCGGAAAGG AGCTCGCTGGTACTCCATGGAAATGGCTGGCATTGTCTGCTTCACAGGGGCAAATATCATCACCCAGGCCAGAGAGCTGATCGAGCAGATTGG GAGACCTCTAGAACTGGATACTGATGGGATTTGGTGTGTCCTTCCCAACAGTTTCCCGGAGAACTTTGTCATCAAGTCAACCAGTATCAAGAAGCCAAAAGTAACCATCTCTTACCCAGGTGCCATGCTGAACATCCTGGTGAAA gaaGGCTTCACAAATGACCAgtaccaggagctgcaggatccAGCCTCACTCACCTACGTCACGCGCTCAGAGAACAGCATCTTTTTTGAAGTGGATGGTCCATACCTGGCCATGATCCTTCCAGCCTCCAAAGAGGAGGgcaagaagctgaagaaaag GTACGCCGTGTTCAACGAGGATGGGTCCCTGGCTGAGCTGAAGGGGTTTGAGGTGAAACGCCGGGGAGAACTGCAGCTGGTGAAGATATTCCAGTCATCTGTGTTCGAAGCCTTTCTGAAAGGAAGCACCCTGGAAGAGGTCTATGCTTCCGTGGCCAAGGTGGCAGATTACTGGCTGGATGTGCTCTACAGCAAG GCTGCCAACATGCCTGATTCAGAGCTGTTTGAGCTCATCTCAGAGAACCGGTCCATGTCACGGAAACTGGAGGACTATGGGGAGCAGAAGTCCACTTCCATCAGCACTGCCAAACGCCTGGCAGAGTTTTTGGGGGACCAGATGGTGAAGgatgcagggctgagctgccgTTTCATCATTTCCAAGAAACCAGAAGGGTCTCCCGTCACCGAGAG GGCCATCCCCCTTGCCATCTTCCAAGCTGAGCCCAGTGTGCGCAAGCACTACCTCCGGAAATGGCTGAAGAGCCCCTCGCTGCAGGACTTCAACATCCGTGCG ATCCTGGACTGGGACTACTACATCGAGAGGCTGGGCAGCACCATCCAGAAAATCATCAccattcctgcagccctgcagcag GTAAAGAACCCAGTGCCACGGGTCCGACACCCAGACTGGCTTCACAAGAAGCTCCTGGAGAAGAATGATGtgtacaaacagaaaaaaatcaatgagctttttgtttcaaaaggCAAGAAACAG ATTCTTGCCAACCCGCCTGTGGAGGGGACACCCAGCTCACAGGTCAGTGATATAGAGGACTTTGGGGCTGTCAAGATCCCTCTGCCACTGGTTCCCATTGCAAATAAGCGGAAGCgcatccctgcagcagaggaaagtCAAGAGCTGTCCCAGGACCTGGAGCTGTCGCAGTCCTGGCGAGAGATTCTGGGCCCACCTCCATCCCTTGGCACCACCAAG GAGGAGCGTCTGGTCTGGCTGCGCTTCCACCAGAAGaagtgggagctgcaggctcgGCAGCGGCAGGAGCGGAGGAAGAGGCGGCGGCTGGAGGATGGTGGGGTGGTGGCGGGTGGAGGAGTGGTCCGCGATGCCCTCTCCAAAGGGCTGAGCAGTTACCTGCGCCGGACAGCGCGCAGCATCCTGGACTTGCCCTGGCAGGTTGTGCAG ATCGCTGAGACCAGCCAGCCTGGGTTGTTCCGGCTGTGGGCGGTGATAGGGAGTGACCTGCACTGCATCAAGCTGAGCATCCCCCGTGTCTTCTATGTCAACCAGCGCGTCCCAAAGCCTGAGGAGGGAACAGCCTACAGGAAG GTAAACAGAATCCTGCCCCGCTCCAACTTAGTTTACAACTTGTATGAATACTCTGTTCCTGAAGACATGTACCAAGAGCACATCAATGAAATCAATGCAGACCTCTCTGCTCCGGACATCGAGGGAGTGTATGAGACACAG GTGCCGCTGCTATTCCGTGCCCTGATCCacctgggctgtgtgtgcatggTCAGCAGGCAGCTCGTCCGGCACCTGGCAGGGCGAGAGGCTGAAACCTTCAACATTGAGCACCTGGAGATGCGCTCACTGGCTCAGTTCACTTACCTGGAGCCAG gaaGCATTCGCCACATCTACCTGtaccacagctcccagggcagcaaggCAGTCCTGGGCCTCTTCATCCCCTCCCAGCGCAAGGCTGCTGTCTTTGTGCTGGACAAG GTACGCAGCAACCAGATGCCAAACCTCACCACCTTGTTCTCAGTGGAGCGCGCGGCTCTGCTGGAAAAGGTGGGCAAGGAGCTGTTGCCCCCAGACAAACACACCTTTGAGGTGCGCGCTGAGACCGACCCCAAGGCCATCTACAGAGGTGTCCAGCGGCTGCTCTTGGGCTACAAG GACGAGCGCCGGGGCCCCACGTTGGTGGCTGTGCAGTCCAACTGGGACCTGAAGCAGCTGGCAAGTGGGATCCCCATCATGGAGGAGTTCCCCTTGGTCCCTATCCGGCTGGTAGATGACATCAGCTACTCTGTCCTGGACTGGCAGCGCCATGCTGCCCGCCGCATGATTCGCCACTACCTCAACCTGGACACTTGCCTTTCCCAGGCTTTTGAGATGAGCAG GTACTACCACATCCCCATTGGAAACCTCCCTGATGACATCTCCACCTTTGGCTCCGACCTGTTCTTCTCACGCCACCTTCGTCGTCACAACCACCTGTTGTGGCTGTCCCCCACGGCCCGCCCCGACCTGGGGGGGAAGGAGGCTGATGACAACCGCCTGGTCATGGAGTTTGATGAGAGAGCCTCAGTTGAGATCAACAACCCTGGCTGCTACTCCACAG TGTGTCTGGAGCTGGACatccagagcctggctgtgaaCACCGTGTTGCAGTCTCACCACGTGAATGACATGGAAGGAGGCTCCAGCATGAGCATTAGCTTCGATGTAATTCAGCAGGCATCCCTGGAGGACATGGTCACAGGGAACCAAGCTGCCAACATCCCAGCCAGCTATGATGAAACTGCCCTCTGCTCCAACACTTTCAG GATTTTGAAGAGCATGGTGGTGAGCTGGGTGAAGGAGATTACGCAGTACCACAATGTATATGCAGACAACCAGGTCATTCACTTTTACCGCTGGCTCCGctctccttcttccctgctTTATGACCCAGCACTGCACCGCACGCTCCACAACATGATGAAGAAGCTTTTCCTACA gctggtggCTGAGTTCAAGCGCCTGGGCTCCTCTGTGGTCTACGCCAACTTCAACCGCATCATCCTGTGCACCAAGAAGCGGCACATTGAGGATGCCATCAGCTATATGGAGTACATCATCAACAG CATCCACTCCAAGGAGATCTTCCACTCTCTGACCATCTCATTCTCCCGGTGCTGGGAGTTCCTGCTCTGGATGGACCCAGCAAATTATGGAGGTATCAAGGGAAAAGTGGATTCTCGCATCCACTATGGGGAG AAGGACACCAGGAAGAgattggaggaggaggaggagagtgaggaagaggaggaggaggaggaggaggtggtgggggaagaagaggaggagaaaggggaacCAGatgtggaggagctgctggagaataACTGGAACATCGCGCAGTTCCTACCCCAGGCCGGCTCCTGCCAGAGCTACTTCTTGATGATCATATCAG CCTACATCGTGGCTGTGTACCACAGCATGAAGGAAGAACTGTGGCGTAACACCCCTGGGAGCACCCCCATCAAGAGGAGGAGCACCAGCCAGGTGTCCCAAGAGGCTCTGGGGGAGCTGAGGGCCATGCCTG GCATGATCACCTTCTCACAAGATTACGTGGCCAATGAGCTCACCCAAAGCTTCTtcaccatcacccagaagatcCAGAAGAAGATGGCTGGTTCCCAAAATGCCACAGAGCCCTCAGACATGTTCCCAGTCCTGCCTGGCTCCTACCTGCCACTCAACAACCCAGCTCTGGAGTTCATCAAATACGTCTGCAAG GTCCTCTCCCTGGATGCCAACATAACCAACCAGGTGAACAAACTACGCCGGGACCTGCTGCGCCTCATTGAGGTGGGCGAGTTCTCAGAAGCAGCCCAGTTTCGGGACCCTTGCCGCTCCTATATGCTTCCTGAAGTCATCTGCAGGAACTGCAACTTCTGCAGAGATTTGGACCTGTGCAAGGACCCTGCCCTTTCCCAG GACAGGTTGGTGCTGCCTGGCTGGCTTTGCCCCTGCTGCCATGTGCAGTATGATACTGATGCCATTGAGATGGCACTGGTGGAAGCCCTGCAGAAGAAACTGATGGCCTTTGTGCTGCAGGACCTG GTGTGCAGAAAGTGTCGCGGTGTGAAGGAGACACACATGCCTGTGtactgcagctgtgctggagacTTCGCC CTTACCATCTCCTCCCAG GTCTTCATGGACCATGTCAGTGTCTTCCAGAACATTGCCCGGCACTATGGCATGGCCTACTTGCTGGAAACCATTGAGTGGCTGCTGCACACCaacctccagctccagcagtga